One window of Medicago truncatula cultivar Jemalong A17 chromosome 2, MtrunA17r5.0-ANR, whole genome shotgun sequence genomic DNA carries:
- the LOC11424682 gene encoding 17.8 kDa class I heat shock protein, which translates to MSLFQTLLFNQNNPFDHFQPFLKLNSDSLGYESNTQMDWKETCDSHIFQFDLPGFTKEDLKLELHENRVLCIKAEKKPEEEEENEEKSLKWHCKERKNNGVFMKEFRLPENAKVDDVKASMHDGVLTIKLVKDETKKKKNKHQHKKKVHIYEEGGDDGEGVSHKGIGRFVCCKA; encoded by the coding sequence ATGTCTCTGTTTCAAACCTTGTTGTTTAACCAAAACAACCCATTTGATCATTTCCAACCTTTTCTAAAACTAAATTCAGATTCATTGGGATATGAATCAAACACCCAAATGGATTGGAAGGAGACCTGTGATTCCCATATCTTCCAATTCGATCTTCCCGGGTTCACCAAAGAGGATTTGAAGCTTGAATTGCATGAAAACAGAGTACTCTGCATCAAAGCAGAGAAGAaaccagaagaagaagaagaaaatgaagagaagAGTCTCAAGTGGCATTGCAAGGAGAGAAAGAACAATGGTGTGTTCATGAAGGAATTTAGGTTACCGGAGAATGCAAAAGTTGATGATGTCAAGGCTTCAATGCATGATGGAGTGTTGACTATAAAATTGGTTAAGGATGagacaaagaagaagaagaacaagcaTCAACACAAGAAGAAGGTTCATATTTATGAAGAGGGGGGTGATGATGGTGAAGGGGTTTCTCACAAAGGAATTGGACGTTTTGTTTGTTGCAAAGCTTAG
- the LOC11419585 gene encoding metacaspase-5 has translation MREMAKKAVLIGCNYPGTKAELKGCINDVWRMHKCLIHKYGFSDKDITVLIDTDHSYTQPTGKNIRSAMSRLVRSAQPGDVFFVHYSGHGTRLPAETGEDDDTGYDECIVPTDMNLITDEDFRDFVEKVPKSCRITIVSDSCHSGGLIESAKEQIGDSTKEGGQNSSPGFKNFLPRAVDTEIPSELCHQYKSGIGEKDVELHHVNHRYVKNRSLSLSTLIDILKQKTGKDDIEIGKLRPTLFDIFGEDASPKVKNFIKFVLNKLQGGESGGHSGILGLVSNLAQGLLEYKLHDSDEEYENPVKSAPETYAISTKSDIVDGGILLSGCQTDQTSADASPNGNSEEAYGAFSNAIQAIIAEKDGVVTNREVILKARKKLHRQGYSQKPGLYCSDNHVDASFIC, from the exons ATGCGTGAAATGGCTAAGAAGGCAGTATTGATAGGGTGCAACTATCCAGGAACAAAGGCTGAGCTAAAAGGGTGCATTAACGATGTGTGGAGGATGCACAAATGCCTCATTCACAAATATGGTTTCTCAGATAAGGATATCACTGTTCTTATTGACACAGACCATTCTTACACCCAACCTACTGGCAAGAACATTCGATCTGCCATGTCTAGGTTGGTTCGATCGGCTCAACCTGGTGACGTGTTCTTTGTCCACTATAGTGGTCATGGCACCCGTCTCCCTGCTGAGACCGGGGAGGACGATGATACTGGCTATGATGAGTGCATTGTTCCCACAGATATGAATCTCATTACTG ATGAAGATTTCAGGGATTTTGTAGAAAAAGTACCTAAAAGTTGTAGGATCACAATCGTATCAGATTCCTGCCACAGCGGTGGATTGATTGAATCAGCAAAAGAGCAAATAGGAGATAGCACAAAAGAAGGAGGACAAAATTCATCTCCAGGCTTCAAAAACTTCCTTCCCAGGGCTGTGGATACAGAAATTCCATCAGAATTGTGCCATCAATACAAGAGTGGTATTGGAGAAAAAGATGTTGAACTTCATCATGTGAACCACCGCTATGTCAAGAATAGGTCTTTGTCTCTTTCAACTCTTATTGACATACTAAAGCAGAAAACAGGGAAAGACGATATAGAAATTGGGAAACTAAGACCTACACTATTTGATATCTTCGGGGAAGATGCTAGTCCTAAAGTGAAGAACTTCATTAAGTTTGTCTTGAACAAACTTCAAGGTGGTGAGAGTGGAGGCCATAGTGGAATTTTAGGGCTGGTAAGCAATCTTGCACAAGGGCTTCTTGAATATAAGTTGCACGACAGTGATGAGGAGTACGAAAACCCAGTCAAGAGTGCACCAGAAACATATGCTATATCAACTAAGAGCGACATTGTTGATGGTGGAATTCTACTGAGTGGTTGCCAAACTGACCAAACTTCAGCAGATGCAAGTCCTAATGGAAATTCTGAGGAAGCTTATGGAGCTTTTAGCAATGCTATACAAGCTATAATTGCAGAGAAAGATGGTGTAGTTACAAATCGAGAGGTTATATTGAAGGCTAGGAAGAAACTTCATAGGCAAGGTTACAGTCAGAAGCCAGGGCTCTATTGTAGTGACAACCATGTTGATGCTTCTTTTATATGCTGA
- the LOC11445788 gene encoding protein FORGETTER 1 isoform X3 has translation MNRQPQPPPPSTARARCAGCRAYFSAAQGVAELPCPNCQMPHVFFVDSSAVKIRCSSCKAVVNAPSNLSKFPCPQCHVRIDVHADVEEVNELVNEVEQEEGDGGIAGETFTDYRPSKLSIGSPHPDPIVETSSLSAVQPPEPTYDPKIKNDLERSKALSCLQIETLVYACQRHLQHVPSGPRAGFFIGDGAGVGKGRTVAGLIWENWHHGRRKTLWISVGSDLKFDARRDLDDMGASCIPVHALNKLPYTKLDTKSVGVREGVIFSTYSSLIASSDRGRTRMQQLVQWCGPKFDGLIIFDECHKAKNLVPEKDKKPTKTGQAVLDIQAQLPEARVVYCSATGASEPRNMAYMVRLGLWGAGTFFPDFGEFLGALNNGGVGALELVAMDLKARGMYLSRTLSYKGAEFEIIDAPLDDRMMHAYKKATEVWMDLRKKLQSVIELISDKINTRQLWRSYWASHQRFFRHMCMSSKVPTAVKLVNQALMEDKCVVIGLQSTGEARTEEAVSKYGSEFDDFISGPRELLLKFVEDNFPLPQKPELLPDDGVKELQRKRHLASPDVSGKSRVRKVAKRQPPSDSESDEESETASVPESSDSDYGPEGNESAASGLESSDSDYEEFQKCEICSTEEERDNLLQCSHCGKYAHHSCLVPPISDFVLEEWACDLCKDTTVNYLPPGTDIIELQKRYDTAMECKKNILEMICALDLPNNPLDDIIDQLGGHDKVAEITGRKGMLVRAPSGTGVFYQTRNTKDVTAEMVNMNEKKLFMEGKKLVAIISEAGSAGVSLQADRRVINQKRRVHLTLELPWSADRAIQQFGRTHRSNQVSAPEYRLLFSNLGGERRFASAVAKRLESLGALTQGDRRAGPSLSAYNYDSAYGKRALMLLYNGILERDPLPVVPPGCLSDRPDTIKDFIMQAKAALLSVGIFKDDGLGDDDMNCYIDDKNDIHNIGRFLNRLLGIAPETQNRLFELFVNILDLLVNKARIEGNLDTGIVDLKANVIELQGTPKTVYVDQMSRASTVLFTFTLDRGVSWELANTMLNEKQKVGFCSTGDGFYKSKREWLGKRHVILAFESSAPSMYKIVRPPTGESTRDMHLLELTRKYSKVSSLKEAQIGWETEYEASFKQCMHGPNCKIGKFCSVGSRIQQVNVLGGVILPVWGNIDKALSKQARHMHKRLRIVRVETTSDNRHIVGLLVPNAAVETVLQGLSYVIELDD, from the exons ATGAATCGCCAACCGCAACCACCACCACCTTCCACCGCACGCGCGCGTTGCGCCGGTTGCCGGGCCTACTTCTCCGCCGCGCAAGGTGTGGCGGAGTTACCTTGTCCGAACTGTCAAATGCCGCATGTGTTCTTCGTTGACTCTTCCGCAGTGAAAATCCGGTGTTCTTCGTGTAAGGCGGTTGTGAATGCTCCAAGTAATCTTTCGAAGTTTCCGTGTCCGCAATGTCATGTGAGGATTGATGTTCATGCTGATGTTGAAGAAGTTAACGAG CTGGTTAATGAAGTGGAGCAAGAAGAAGGCGATGGAGGTATCGCCGGAGAAACATTTACAGATTAT CGACCATCCAAGCTATCTATTGGATCTCCACACCCAGATCCGATTGTAGAGACATCTTCCTTGTCTGCAGTGCAGCCACCCGAGCCTACTTATGATCCAAAGATTAAGAATGATTTGGAACGTTCAAAGGCTTTGTCATGCTTGCAGATCGAGACATTGGTTTATGCTTGTCAG AGACACCTTCAACATGTTCCCAGTGGTCCTAGGGCAGGATTCTTTATTGGAGATGGAGCTGGTGTAGGTAAAGGTCGAACAGTCGCTGGGCTAATCTGGGAGAACTGGCACCAtggaaggagaaaaaccct GTGGATTTCTGTTGGCTCAGACTTGAAGTTTGATGCCAGGAGAGATTTGGATGATATGGGTGCAAGTTGCATTCCAG TGCATGCTTTGAATAAACTGCCTTATACTAAGCTTGATACAAAGTCTGTTGGAGTTAGGGAGGGAGTTATTTTCTCGACATACAGTAGCCTCATAGCATCATCTGACAGAGGTCGTACCCGTATGCAACAGCTTGTGCAGTGGTGTGGACCCAAGTTTGATGGTCTTATAATATTTGATGAG TGTCATAAAGCAAAAAATTTGGTTCCCGAAAAGGATAAGAAGCCAACGAAAACTGGTCAAGCAGTACTTGATATACAG GCTCAACTACCTGAAGCTCGGGTTGTTTATTGCTCAGCTACTGGTGCATCTGAACCTCGCAATATGGCTTATATGGTTCGTCTTGGCCTTTGGGGAGCTGGGACTTTTTTCCCTGATTTTGGTGAATTTCTAG GTGCTCTTAACAATGGGGGTGTTGGAGCTCTAGAACTAGTTGCAATGGACTTGAAAGCAAG GGGGATGTATTTATCTCGCACACTTAGCTACAAGGGTGCTGAGTTTGAAATTATTGACGCACCATTAGATGATAGAATGATG CATGCGTATAAAAAGGCTACAGAAGTTTGGATGGATTTGCGTAAGAAGTTGCAGTCTGTCATTGAGTTAATATCTGACAAAATTAATACCAGACAACTATGGCGATCATATTGGGCAAGCCACCAG AGATTCTTCAGACATATGTGTATGTCTTCTAAAGTTCCTACTGCAGTGAAACTGGTGAACCAAGCATTAATGGAAGACAAGTGTGTAGTCATAGGTCTGCAGAGTACGGGGGAAGCAAGGACAGAGGAAGCTGTTTCAAAATAC GGCTCTGAATTTGATGACTTTATTTCTGGACCTCGTGAGTTGCTACTAAAATTTGTTGAGGACAATTTCCCATTGCCACAAAAGCCTGAACTTCTCCCCG ATGACGGAGTAAAGGAGCTTCAAAGGAAGAGGCACTTGGCAAGTCCTGATGTTTCAGGAAAATCTCGAGTCAGAAAAGTAGCTAAGCGGCAGCCGCCTAGTGATTCTGAAAGTGATGAAGAATCTGAAA CTGCCTCTGTTCCTGAATCTTCTGATTCTGATTACGGACCAGAAGGGAATGAAAGTG CTGCCTCTGGTCTTGAATCTTCCGACTCTGATTATGAGGAGTTTCAGAAATGTGAAATTTGCAGCACTGAAGag GAAAGGGACAACTTGTTGCAGTGTTCCCACTGTGGAAAATACGCTCATCACTCATGCTTGGTGCCACCAATTAGCGATTTTGTTCTTGAGGAATGGGCATGTGATTTGTGCAAGGATACAACCGTAAACTATCTCCCTCCTGGAACAGATATAATTGAACTCCAGAAAAG GTATGACACAGCCATGGAGtgcaagaaaaatatattagagaTGATTTGTGCTTTGGATCTTCCAAACAATCCCTTGGATGATATTATTGATCAG TTAGGAGGCCATGACAAAGTTGCAGAAATTACAGGAAGGAAAGGAATGCTTGTGAGGGCCCCAAGTGGAACGGGTGTGTTTTATCAGACTCGAAATAC AAAAGATGTCACTGCCGAGATGGTCAACATGAATGAGAAAAAGCTCTTTATGGAAGGTAAGAAGTTAGTGGCCATCATCTCTGAAGCTGGATCAGCTGGTGTTTCGTTGCAGGCAGACCGAAGAGTGATAAATCAG AAAAGAAGGGTTCACTTGACTCTTGAACTTCCATGGAGTGCCGACCGAGCAATTCAGCAGTTTGGAAGAACTCATAGATCCAATCAAGTCTCAGCACCAGAATACAG GTTACTATTTTCAAACCTTGGTGGAGAACGCCGGTTTGCATCAGCTGTTGCTAAGAGATTAGAATCCCTTGGAGCTTTGACTCAGGGAGATCGTAG GGCAGGGCCTTCGTTAAGTGCATATAATTATGATAGTGCTTATGGGAAGAGAGCACTGATGCTTTTGTACAATGGAATACTGGAGCGg GATCCCCTTCCTGTTGTACCTCCAGGATGCTTATCTGACAGACCAGATACAATCAAAGATTTTATTATGCAGGCAAAAGCTGCTCTTCTTTCCGTTGGAATTTTTAAGGACGACGGCCTTG GAGATGATGATATGAATTGCTACATTGATGATAAAAATGATATACACAATATTGGACGATTTCTCAACCGGCTTTTAGGAATAGCTCCTGAGACTCAGAATAG GCTATTTGAGTTATTTGTGAATATCTTGGATCTTCTTGTTAATAAAGCTCGCATTGAAGGTAACCTTGATACAGGCATTGTTGACTTGAAAGCTAATGTCATTGAACTGCAAGGGACTCCAAAG ACAGTCTATGTTGATCAAATGAGCAGGGCTTCAACTGTTCTGTTCACATTCACCTTGGATCGTGGGGTTTCATGGGAG TTGGCAAATACCATGCTGAATGAGAAGCAGAAGGTTGGATTTTGTTCAACTGGTGATGGCTTCTATAAGTCCAAGAGGGAGTGGTTGGGAAAACGTCATGTTATTTTAGCATTTGAAAG ttCGGCTCCATCTATGTATAAGATAGTTCGTCCTCCTACCGGAGAATCAACGCG GGATATGCATCTGCTAGAATTAACTAGAAAATATTCAAAAGTTTCATCTTTAAAGGAGGCCCAAATTGGTTGGGAAACCGAATATGAAGCTTCATTTAAACAG TGCATGCATGGTCCCAATTGTAAGATTGGTAAGTTCTGTTCAGTTGGCTCAAGAATACAACAAGTAAATGTCTTAGGTGGTGTTATTCTTCCTGTTTGGGGAAACATAGATAAGGCGCTCTCTAAGCAG GCCCGACACATGCATAAGAGGCTACGCATTGTTCGTGTTGAAACTACATCAGATAACAGACATATAGTAGGGCTTCTTGTTCCTAATGCAGCAGTTGAAACTGTGCTTCAAg GTTTATCATACGTTATAGAACTGGATGATTGA
- the LOC11445788 gene encoding protein FORGETTER 1 isoform X2, with the protein MNRQPQPPPPSTARARCAGCRAYFSAAQGVAELPCPNCQMPHVFFVDSSAVKIRCSSCKAVVNAPSNLSKFPCPQCHVRIDVHADVEEVNELVNEVEQEEGDGGIAGETFTDYRPSKLSIGSPHPDPIVETSSLSAVQPPEPTYDPKIKNDLERSKALSCLQIETLVYACQRHLQHVPSGPRAGFFIGDGAGVGKGRTVAGLIWENWHHGRRKTLWISVGSDLKFDARRDLDDMGASCIPVHALNKLPYTKLDTKSVGVREGVIFSTYSSLIASSDRGRTRMQQLVQWCGPKFDGLIIFDECHKAKNLVPEKDKKPTKTGQAVLDIQAQLPEARVVYCSATGASEPRNMAYMVRLGLWGAGTFFPDFGEFLGALNNGGVGALELVAMDLKARGMYLSRTLSYKGAEFEIIDAPLDDRMMHAYKKATEVWMDLRKKLQSVIELISDKINTRQLWRSYWASHQRFFRHMCMSSKVPTAVKLVNQALMEDKCVVIGLQSTGEARTEEAVSKYGSEFDDFISGPRELLLKFVEDNFPLPQKPELLPEDDGVKELQRKRHLASPDVSGKSRVRKVAKRQPPSDSESDEESETASVPESSDSDYGPEGNESAASGLESSDSDYEEFQKCEICSTEEERDNLLQCSHCGKYAHHSCLVPPISDFVLEEWACDLCKDTTVNYLPPGTDIIELQKRYDTAMECKKNILEMICALDLPNNPLDDIIDQLGGHDKVAEITGRKGMLVRAPSGTGVFYQTRNTKDVTAEMVNMNEKKLFMEGKKLVAIISEAGSAGVSLQADRRVINQKRRVHLTLELPWSADRAIQQFGRTHRSNQVSAPEYRLLFSNLGGERRFASAVAKRLESLGALTQGDRRAGPSLSAYNYDSAYGKRALMLLYNGILERDPLPVVPPGCLSDRPDTIKDFIMQAKAALLSVGIFKDDGLGDDDMNCYIDDKNDIHNIGRFLNRLLGIAPETQNRLFELFVNILDLLVNKARIEGNLDTGIVDLKANVIELQGTPKTVYVDQMSRASTVLFTFTLDRGVSWELANTMLNEKQKVGFCSTGDGFYKSKREWLGKRHVILAFESSAPSMYKIVRPPTGESTRDMHLLELTRKYSKVSSLKEAQIGWETEYEASFKQCMHGPNCKIGKFCSVGSRIQQVNVLGGVILPVWGNIDKALSKQARHMHKRLRIVRVETTSDNRHIVGLLVPNAAVETVLQGLSYVIELDD; encoded by the exons ATGAATCGCCAACCGCAACCACCACCACCTTCCACCGCACGCGCGCGTTGCGCCGGTTGCCGGGCCTACTTCTCCGCCGCGCAAGGTGTGGCGGAGTTACCTTGTCCGAACTGTCAAATGCCGCATGTGTTCTTCGTTGACTCTTCCGCAGTGAAAATCCGGTGTTCTTCGTGTAAGGCGGTTGTGAATGCTCCAAGTAATCTTTCGAAGTTTCCGTGTCCGCAATGTCATGTGAGGATTGATGTTCATGCTGATGTTGAAGAAGTTAACGAG CTGGTTAATGAAGTGGAGCAAGAAGAAGGCGATGGAGGTATCGCCGGAGAAACATTTACAGATTAT CGACCATCCAAGCTATCTATTGGATCTCCACACCCAGATCCGATTGTAGAGACATCTTCCTTGTCTGCAGTGCAGCCACCCGAGCCTACTTATGATCCAAAGATTAAGAATGATTTGGAACGTTCAAAGGCTTTGTCATGCTTGCAGATCGAGACATTGGTTTATGCTTGTCAG AGACACCTTCAACATGTTCCCAGTGGTCCTAGGGCAGGATTCTTTATTGGAGATGGAGCTGGTGTAGGTAAAGGTCGAACAGTCGCTGGGCTAATCTGGGAGAACTGGCACCAtggaaggagaaaaaccct GTGGATTTCTGTTGGCTCAGACTTGAAGTTTGATGCCAGGAGAGATTTGGATGATATGGGTGCAAGTTGCATTCCAG TGCATGCTTTGAATAAACTGCCTTATACTAAGCTTGATACAAAGTCTGTTGGAGTTAGGGAGGGAGTTATTTTCTCGACATACAGTAGCCTCATAGCATCATCTGACAGAGGTCGTACCCGTATGCAACAGCTTGTGCAGTGGTGTGGACCCAAGTTTGATGGTCTTATAATATTTGATGAG TGTCATAAAGCAAAAAATTTGGTTCCCGAAAAGGATAAGAAGCCAACGAAAACTGGTCAAGCAGTACTTGATATACAG GCTCAACTACCTGAAGCTCGGGTTGTTTATTGCTCAGCTACTGGTGCATCTGAACCTCGCAATATGGCTTATATGGTTCGTCTTGGCCTTTGGGGAGCTGGGACTTTTTTCCCTGATTTTGGTGAATTTCTAG GTGCTCTTAACAATGGGGGTGTTGGAGCTCTAGAACTAGTTGCAATGGACTTGAAAGCAAG GGGGATGTATTTATCTCGCACACTTAGCTACAAGGGTGCTGAGTTTGAAATTATTGACGCACCATTAGATGATAGAATGATG CATGCGTATAAAAAGGCTACAGAAGTTTGGATGGATTTGCGTAAGAAGTTGCAGTCTGTCATTGAGTTAATATCTGACAAAATTAATACCAGACAACTATGGCGATCATATTGGGCAAGCCACCAG AGATTCTTCAGACATATGTGTATGTCTTCTAAAGTTCCTACTGCAGTGAAACTGGTGAACCAAGCATTAATGGAAGACAAGTGTGTAGTCATAGGTCTGCAGAGTACGGGGGAAGCAAGGACAGAGGAAGCTGTTTCAAAATAC GGCTCTGAATTTGATGACTTTATTTCTGGACCTCGTGAGTTGCTACTAAAATTTGTTGAGGACAATTTCCCATTGCCACAAAAGCCTGAACTTCTCCCCG aagATGACGGAGTAAAGGAGCTTCAAAGGAAGAGGCACTTGGCAAGTCCTGATGTTTCAGGAAAATCTCGAGTCAGAAAAGTAGCTAAGCGGCAGCCGCCTAGTGATTCTGAAAGTGATGAAGAATCTGAAA CTGCCTCTGTTCCTGAATCTTCTGATTCTGATTACGGACCAGAAGGGAATGAAAGTG CTGCCTCTGGTCTTGAATCTTCCGACTCTGATTATGAGGAGTTTCAGAAATGTGAAATTTGCAGCACTGAAGag GAAAGGGACAACTTGTTGCAGTGTTCCCACTGTGGAAAATACGCTCATCACTCATGCTTGGTGCCACCAATTAGCGATTTTGTTCTTGAGGAATGGGCATGTGATTTGTGCAAGGATACAACCGTAAACTATCTCCCTCCTGGAACAGATATAATTGAACTCCAGAAAAG GTATGACACAGCCATGGAGtgcaagaaaaatatattagagaTGATTTGTGCTTTGGATCTTCCAAACAATCCCTTGGATGATATTATTGATCAG TTAGGAGGCCATGACAAAGTTGCAGAAATTACAGGAAGGAAAGGAATGCTTGTGAGGGCCCCAAGTGGAACGGGTGTGTTTTATCAGACTCGAAATAC AAAAGATGTCACTGCCGAGATGGTCAACATGAATGAGAAAAAGCTCTTTATGGAAGGTAAGAAGTTAGTGGCCATCATCTCTGAAGCTGGATCAGCTGGTGTTTCGTTGCAGGCAGACCGAAGAGTGATAAATCAG AAAAGAAGGGTTCACTTGACTCTTGAACTTCCATGGAGTGCCGACCGAGCAATTCAGCAGTTTGGAAGAACTCATAGATCCAATCAAGTCTCAGCACCAGAATACAG GTTACTATTTTCAAACCTTGGTGGAGAACGCCGGTTTGCATCAGCTGTTGCTAAGAGATTAGAATCCCTTGGAGCTTTGACTCAGGGAGATCGTAG GGCAGGGCCTTCGTTAAGTGCATATAATTATGATAGTGCTTATGGGAAGAGAGCACTGATGCTTTTGTACAATGGAATACTGGAGCGg GATCCCCTTCCTGTTGTACCTCCAGGATGCTTATCTGACAGACCAGATACAATCAAAGATTTTATTATGCAGGCAAAAGCTGCTCTTCTTTCCGTTGGAATTTTTAAGGACGACGGCCTTG GAGATGATGATATGAATTGCTACATTGATGATAAAAATGATATACACAATATTGGACGATTTCTCAACCGGCTTTTAGGAATAGCTCCTGAGACTCAGAATAG GCTATTTGAGTTATTTGTGAATATCTTGGATCTTCTTGTTAATAAAGCTCGCATTGAAGGTAACCTTGATACAGGCATTGTTGACTTGAAAGCTAATGTCATTGAACTGCAAGGGACTCCAAAG ACAGTCTATGTTGATCAAATGAGCAGGGCTTCAACTGTTCTGTTCACATTCACCTTGGATCGTGGGGTTTCATGGGAG TTGGCAAATACCATGCTGAATGAGAAGCAGAAGGTTGGATTTTGTTCAACTGGTGATGGCTTCTATAAGTCCAAGAGGGAGTGGTTGGGAAAACGTCATGTTATTTTAGCATTTGAAAG ttCGGCTCCATCTATGTATAAGATAGTTCGTCCTCCTACCGGAGAATCAACGCG GGATATGCATCTGCTAGAATTAACTAGAAAATATTCAAAAGTTTCATCTTTAAAGGAGGCCCAAATTGGTTGGGAAACCGAATATGAAGCTTCATTTAAACAG TGCATGCATGGTCCCAATTGTAAGATTGGTAAGTTCTGTTCAGTTGGCTCAAGAATACAACAAGTAAATGTCTTAGGTGGTGTTATTCTTCCTGTTTGGGGAAACATAGATAAGGCGCTCTCTAAGCAG GCCCGACACATGCATAAGAGGCTACGCATTGTTCGTGTTGAAACTACATCAGATAACAGACATATAGTAGGGCTTCTTGTTCCTAATGCAGCAGTTGAAACTGTGCTTCAAg GTTTATCATACGTTATAGAACTGGATGATTGA